GCAATGGAAAGATTAAATGCCAGATTAAATTTTAATCAAAGTTTTTTAAATGATAAATTAAACTTCTCTACGCAGATAACACTATCAAGAATTAATGATGTTGCGCCTCCAATTACAAATAATGCAGGCTTTGAAGGAGATTTACTCGGTGCTGCCTACATTGCTAATCCTACATTTCCAGCTGATGCAAGCAGTCAAGTCGGAGGACTTAGAAATCCTTTATCTATGTTGGAGTATAATTTAGATGAGGCACAAACTGACAGAGCTTTAATTAATTTATCTCTTGATTATGATATTACTGAAGAATTGAATTTTAGAATAAATGGGGGTTTTGACAATGCTAATTCAGTGAGGAATCAAGCGGCTTCACCAGAGTTATTGGCTGGTAATATTCTTGACAATGGAAGAGGTGGTATAGCGACTATTGAATCAAGCAGTAATTTATTCGAAGCTTTATTAACCTTTGACAAAAAAATTGGCGAGGGGAACCTAAATATTTTGGGTGGTTATTCTTATCAAGAATTTAACAGAAGTGGAAATACGCTGCAAGGATTTGGTTTTAATACTAACGACATGAATCAAATGATCTCCGATCTTGAATCTGCAGGTGGTGCTGTTAGAGGTGCTATTTCAGGTGATTATCAACAGTTTGGGTATGATCCAGGAAACGATCAATTTTTTGTTAATAGATTAGAAGAAGGATCAGAAGATTTAGGAGCTAGGCCAACTATGCCAGTTGAAAAGTTAATTGAAAATCGTTTTGCAACAGTAGATGAATTGCAATCATTTTTCGGTAGGGTGAACTATAATGTATTAGATAAGTATTTATTTACGGCCACAATAAGAGCTGATGGATCAACTCGATTCGGAGGAGAAAATAAATATGGTGTTTTTCCATCTGCAGCCTTTGCATGGAGAGTGTCGGATGAATCTTTTATTCCAGATAGTTTCCATAACCTGAAATTTAGGTTAGGTTACGGTGTAACAGGTAATCAAGAAATACCGCATAATTTGCACCAAAGAAGACAAAACTATGGAGATATAGGATTTAATGATGGAGGAGATATAATTAGACCTGGTTTGACTACGGTGGCTTTTGATAATCCTGATTTAAGATGGGAAGAGACTGCCATGACTAACGTTGGTATAGACTTCGGGTTTTTAAACGGAAGATTATCAGGTACCTTTGATTTGTATAGAAAAAATACAACTGACTTATTAATACAAGTTACTTCTGCTCAGCCAGCGCCACAACCATTTACATGGTTCAACCTACCTGCAGATGTTGTAAATCAAGGTATTGAGTTGTCTATGGATTACGTTATTATAGATAATGCAGATTTTAGTTGGAATTTTGGATTTAATGTAGCGTATAATAAGAATCAAGTAAATGATTATGACGGTTCTATTGATACCGGTGAAATTTCTGGTCAAGGATTAACAGGTGCATTTGCACAGCGTATCACTGGGGGACAACCTCTATTTGCTTATTATTTGCGTGATTTTGCAGGCTATAACGAAAACGGCATAGCTGAATATAATGATGGAGATTTTCAACAATTCTTAGGTTTCAGCCCTATCCCACTATATAATACGGGTATTAATACCACTTTTAACTACAAAAATTGGGATTTGAGTGTGTACATGAATGGTCAGTTTGGACATTATATATATAACAACACTGCTAATGCATTCTTCACTGCTGGTGCTTATGGAAATGGTAGAAATGTTACTGCTGATGTATTGGAATCTGACGAAGCTCCAATTAACGCTCCTGATGTTTCTACAAGATTTTTAGAAAAAGGTGATTTTTTAAGATTACAAAACCTTTCACTAGGATATAATTTTGATCTTAGTGGGAATACTTTTGTTAAAAATTTAAGAATGTATGCAAATGCTCAAAACCTATTTGTGTTAACTAGCTATTCAGGCTTAGACCCAGAAGTAAACGTTAACAAATCATTAAATGGTGTTCCGTCTTTAGGAATTGATTATACTTCTTTCCCTAGACCACGAACTTTAACAGTTGGTTTGAATGTTACATTTTAAAAAATATTAATCATGGATAAATTTAAAATATTATTAGTTGGATTGTCAGTGCTTGCATGGTCTTGTACTGACTTGGAGGTAGAGGAGCTGGATTCTGTCGTGGTAGATGATGTTTCTGGTGAATTTAGTGGTGTGAATCCAGGTGAAAACCTCACTAGTGCTTACGTAAGCACTGCAAATTCCGTAGGAAGCCAAGATAATACTTATGCTTTAATGGAGGTCTCCTCTGATGCCCAATTAGTTCCTACTAGAGGTACCGACTGGGGTGACAACGGGGTATGGAGAACATTGCATCAGCACACTTGGGATGCAACTCATCAGTTTAATTTAAATGCATGGAATAATCAAAATTCGAATGTTTTTGCATTAAATCAGATAATTGCTCCAGAATCGGAAGCTGACCCTCAGCAATTGGCGGAGGCTAAATTCCTTAGAGCATTGAATGTATTCATTATTATGGATCTATGGGGACAAGTTCCGTTTAGAGATCCAAATGATGGTGTTGATACTGACCCTCGTGTTTTGAGCAGGCAAGAGGCAGTTACATTGATAGAAGAAGATTTAAGTAATACAACAATAGAAAATCTTCCGAATATCGGGCCTGGAGATGATAGTGAGATTTTAAGGGCTTCTCAGGCATCAGCTCATTTTTTACGAGCTAAGTTCTACCTTAATAAGCACATCTTATTAGGTAATCCGTCTGGATCTGCACCAGATAATGCCGATATGGATCGAGTAATTGAAGCTGTAGATGCAGTAACTGCTGCTGGATTCTCTTTGGAAGAAGATTATTTTGAGATTTTTGATCCTGCTCCTGATAATGAATCTATCTTTACTCTAGAAAGAGATGCAGGAGGTAGAATTTGGAATACACTTCATTATAACCATAATGAAATTGATGGAAATGCTGGTGGTGGCTGGAATGGCTTCTGTACTACTGCTGAATTCTATAGCATCTTTGAAGGTGATGCAAATTCCAATACTCCTGGGTCTAACCAAGAAACTAGAAGGGGCTTTGTTCCTGAAGAAGGTTATGGTTATGGATTCCTTGTTGGACAACAATACGGTTATGATGGACAGGAATTATCTACTAGAAATGGAGAGCCTCTTGCATTTAAGTCGGAATTACCGGGATTAGCTGGCAATAGTGAAGCAACTGGAATTAGGGTACTTAAATATCATCCTGACAATGGGGGTGCATTCCCAGGCAGACAAATTCTATTCAGATATGCTGATGCTGTATTAATGAAAGCTGAAGCTAACCTATGGAAAGGCAATACTGGCGAAGCACTTCAACTAGTAAATGACTTAAGAGATATTAGAGGAGCTTCTCCTTTAGCTTCATTGGATGCACAGGAGATGTTAGATGAGAGAGGTAGAGAAATGTATATTGAATTTTGGAGAAGGCAAGATCAGATTCGTTTTGGGACTTTTACCCAGCCATGGTCGTATAAGGATAATACTGAAGAATTTAGGGTATTATTTCCGATACCTTCTTTAGCGATTAGTACCAATCCTAATTTAGAACAAAATCCAGGTTATTAAATTTAACTAACAACTTAAAAAGGATAATGAATTTATTTTCATTATCCTTTTTTTATACATTTAAGCTTCTAAAAGCCTAAATAATCATGTCTATTAAAAAATCATTTTTTTATTTAATTCTTATTTTTATTCCTTTTTTGGCTTGTGATAACAATTCCACAAATGAAAAGACTACTACAAAAGAAATTATTACTTATGAATTGCTAGATTCTTCTAGAACAGGCATTACCTTCCTCAATCAAGTAGAAAATAGAGATCAGTTCAATATTTTTTCCTATAGAAATTTTTACAATGGCGGTGGGGTAGGTGTTGTAGATATCAACAATGATGGCCTGCAAGACATAATTTTTACTGGGAATCAGGTCAATAATAAGCTTTATCTCAATAAAGGTAATTTCCAATTTGAAGATATTACAGAAAGTGCTGGTCTTAAAGGCTATGGGGGTTGGAGTACTGGGGTTAGTATAGTAGATATCAACCAAGATGGCTACAAAGATATTTATGTAAGTAATGCTGGTTATGAAGAAGGTAGAAATCCGTTTAATGAATTATTTATAAACAATGGTGATAATACCTTTACGGAAAAGGCAAAAGAATATGGCTTGAATGAGCCAGGCTACACCACTCATGCTGCTTTCTTTGATTACGATGGGGATGGTGATTTAGACGTTTATATACTAAATAACTCCTTTATTCCAGTTAATACCCTGAATAATAGTAATAAAAGGGATTTGTATGCAGAAGATTGGGATGTAAAGGAATTTGTAAAAGGAGGGGGAGACAAATTACTACGTAATGATAATGGACAGTTTGTTGATGTTAGCAGAGAAGCAGGAATTTACGGTTCCTTAATAGGCTTTGGATTAGGAGTAACTGTTGGTGATATCAATGGTGACCATTTACAGGATATTTATGTTTCCAATGATTTCTTTGAGCGGGATTATCTATATATCAATCAAGGAAATGGTACATTCTCAGAAGAGAGCAAAAAATGGATGGGTCATATGAGTTTAGCCTCCATGGGAGCGGATCTGGCTGATATTAATAATGACGGTTATCCGGAAATCTTCACCACAGAGATGATACCTGAAACAGATCAACTGATTAAGCAAAAATTACAATTCGAGAATTATAATACTTACCAACTGAAGCTCCGCAGAGACTTTTATCATCAGTACATGCACAATGCGCTTCAATTAAATACCGGAAATGGGAGCTTCCAGGAAATTGCATGGTATGCTGGAGTAGCCCAATCTGATTGGAGTTGGGGCGCCTTGATGTTTGATGCCAATATGGACGGCTATAATGATATTTTTGTTTGTAATGGTGTTTATCAAGATGTAACTGATGCGGATTTCATGGATTTCTTTGCCAATGATGTGGTGCAAAGAATGGTTTTGACAGGCAAGAAAGATAAAATGGAGGATGTTTTGGCAAAAATGCCTAGTAATCCACAAGCCAATAAGTTATTTATCAATTCAGGCAACTTGCAATTTAATAGTAAAGAACATGAAATGGGAATGGGTCAGGAAACATTCTCTAATGGTGCCGCTTATGCCGATTTAAACAATGACGGTAGCCTGGATGTCATTGTCAGTAACTTGAATCATCTTTCTACAATCTATAAAAGTAATGCTAAAACGGACAGTACTCACTTCCTGAAGGTAGCCTTAGCATTTGAAAAGCCCAATAGGGATGCCATAGGGGCAAAGGTTCAAGTTTATTCAGGAGAAAAGCAATTTCACAGACAAATGATGCCCACACGAGGTTTTCAGTCTTCTGTAGATTATAATTTACATTTTGGTCTTGGCAACATTCAAAAGATTGATTCCATTAGAGTCATTTGGCCCGATAAACTAAGTAGTTTAATTCAAAATCCTCCAATTGATACCTTACTCAAAATTAATTATAAGGACGAAACCAAAGAAGAAGGAGAAGCAGTAACTCCATTGTTAAAAGAAACGACTAAACAATATTTTCAGCAAGTTAATCATGATTTTAAATCTCACGAAGAGGATCATCATGTAGATTTCTATTATGAAGGATTGATCATGAGAATGCTTTCTAAGGAAGGGCCGACTTTTCAAGTAATCGATCTGAATAAGGATGGGTTAGATGATGTGATTATGGGAGCTGCAAAAGGACAAAGTTCATCTGTTTATTTTCAACTGCCTAACGGTAGTTTTAAATCCACTCAACTCAGTGACATTGAAAATGAAGTAACTGCCGTTCATGCTTTT
This is a stretch of genomic DNA from Marivirga harenae. It encodes these proteins:
- a CDS encoding SusC/RagA family TonB-linked outer membrane protein; amino-acid sequence: MRHFLLIMTSVFWLSFGSLYAQDRTITGTVTDSKTGEGLPGVNVLVVGTSNGATTDFDGKFKLSISGDVDLKFSYIGYKSQTIDVGSRSVVDVKLQEDVEQLSEVVVVGYGQVEAKDATGAVERVTAKEFNGGVIASPEQLIQGKSAGVQITSASGEPGAGVNIRIRGTSSVRNGNNPLFVVDGIPLTGDDVTAGGLDVGSGTSSPRNPLNFLNPNDIESMDILKDASATAIYGARGANGVVLITTKSGKGLQNNISYNTSVSVASAANRFDLLDREEYLGNLSEYGADPNELDFGADTDWQDEITRTAISHKHDISYANGYETGSYRVSAGYENQQGVIENSAMERLNARLNFNQSFLNDKLNFSTQITLSRINDVAPPITNNAGFEGDLLGAAYIANPTFPADASSQVGGLRNPLSMLEYNLDEAQTDRALINLSLDYDITEELNFRINGGFDNANSVRNQAASPELLAGNILDNGRGGIATIESSSNLFEALLTFDKKIGEGNLNILGGYSYQEFNRSGNTLQGFGFNTNDMNQMISDLESAGGAVRGAISGDYQQFGYDPGNDQFFVNRLEEGSEDLGARPTMPVEKLIENRFATVDELQSFFGRVNYNVLDKYLFTATIRADGSTRFGGENKYGVFPSAAFAWRVSDESFIPDSFHNLKFRLGYGVTGNQEIPHNLHQRRQNYGDIGFNDGGDIIRPGLTTVAFDNPDLRWEETAMTNVGIDFGFLNGRLSGTFDLYRKNTTDLLIQVTSAQPAPQPFTWFNLPADVVNQGIELSMDYVIIDNADFSWNFGFNVAYNKNQVNDYDGSIDTGEISGQGLTGAFAQRITGGQPLFAYYLRDFAGYNENGIAEYNDGDFQQFLGFSPIPLYNTGINTTFNYKNWDLSVYMNGQFGHYIYNNTANAFFTAGAYGNGRNVTADVLESDEAPINAPDVSTRFLEKGDFLRLQNLSLGYNFDLSGNTFVKNLRMYANAQNLFVLTSYSGLDPEVNVNKSLNGVPSLGIDYTSFPRPRTLTVGLNVTF
- a CDS encoding RagB/SusD family nutrient uptake outer membrane protein, which codes for MDKFKILLVGLSVLAWSCTDLEVEELDSVVVDDVSGEFSGVNPGENLTSAYVSTANSVGSQDNTYALMEVSSDAQLVPTRGTDWGDNGVWRTLHQHTWDATHQFNLNAWNNQNSNVFALNQIIAPESEADPQQLAEAKFLRALNVFIIMDLWGQVPFRDPNDGVDTDPRVLSRQEAVTLIEEDLSNTTIENLPNIGPGDDSEILRASQASAHFLRAKFYLNKHILLGNPSGSAPDNADMDRVIEAVDAVTAAGFSLEEDYFEIFDPAPDNESIFTLERDAGGRIWNTLHYNHNEIDGNAGGGWNGFCTTAEFYSIFEGDANSNTPGSNQETRRGFVPEEGYGYGFLVGQQYGYDGQELSTRNGEPLAFKSELPGLAGNSEATGIRVLKYHPDNGGAFPGRQILFRYADAVLMKAEANLWKGNTGEALQLVNDLRDIRGASPLASLDAQEMLDERGREMYIEFWRRQDQIRFGTFTQPWSYKDNTEEFRVLFPIPSLAISTNPNLEQNPGY
- a CDS encoding VCBS repeat-containing protein; amino-acid sequence: MSIKKSFFYLILIFIPFLACDNNSTNEKTTTKEIITYELLDSSRTGITFLNQVENRDQFNIFSYRNFYNGGGVGVVDINNDGLQDIIFTGNQVNNKLYLNKGNFQFEDITESAGLKGYGGWSTGVSIVDINQDGYKDIYVSNAGYEEGRNPFNELFINNGDNTFTEKAKEYGLNEPGYTTHAAFFDYDGDGDLDVYILNNSFIPVNTLNNSNKRDLYAEDWDVKEFVKGGGDKLLRNDNGQFVDVSREAGIYGSLIGFGLGVTVGDINGDHLQDIYVSNDFFERDYLYINQGNGTFSEESKKWMGHMSLASMGADLADINNDGYPEIFTTEMIPETDQLIKQKLQFENYNTYQLKLRRDFYHQYMHNALQLNTGNGSFQEIAWYAGVAQSDWSWGALMFDANMDGYNDIFVCNGVYQDVTDADFMDFFANDVVQRMVLTGKKDKMEDVLAKMPSNPQANKLFINSGNLQFNSKEHEMGMGQETFSNGAAYADLNNDGSLDVIVSNLNHLSTIYKSNAKTDSTHFLKVALAFEKPNRDAIGAKVQVYSGEKQFHRQMMPTRGFQSSVDYNLHFGLGNIQKIDSIRVIWPDKLSSLIQNPPIDTLLKINYKDETKEEGEAVTPLLKETTKQYFQQVNHDFKSHEEDHHVDFYYEGLIMRMLSKEGPTFQVIDLNKDGLDDVIMGAAKGQSSSVYFQLPNGSFKSTQLSDIENEVTAVHAFDANGDGLLDLYFGSGGNHQSENNPVFNDHLFVQTKSETFEKSKEAIPETGLNTSVVLSFDYDDDGDLDLFVGSRSVPQEYGQSPKSFLFENDGNGNFKDMTIRRAIDLDNLGMITDAKLADINQDGNQNLILVGEWMGVEIFEITGKQLKKLEKNPLQELKGWWNTVEISDLNNDGLADLVVGNRGDNFYFTATDEMPVKIWLEDFDGNGDKDKILTRTLNGRDIPLQQKGEMIGQLPGLKKQSLKYEDYGKKSIVDLMGADKIENASYKAANTFQTVVMLNKGDGDFEKVDLPFEAQFSVIHAIKAIDVNQDGNLDLILAGNEGDFKPQYGKLDANDGLVLFGDGTGEFSVVEEHKSLGINGNVRSISAININNQEHLLFGINDDKPIVLQIK